CGGGTCCGGCCGGTACGCGGAAGGGGAGGTGGTTGTCAACAAACGGTTGACCATTCTCGGCCAAGCGGGAGCGATACTGGATGGCGAATCGAAAACAGGCTTGTTGGTGTTACGCGCTCCGGGTATTCATGTTTCCGGACTTCATTTCCGTAATGTCGGTCGAAGTGACCTGAAGGAGCTCTCGGCTATCCGGGTAGAGAACACCGTGTCGGCCACTCTTGAAAACAATACGATCGAGAACGGGTTCTTCGGGATCTACCTGGCCAACGCGTCCTACTGCACAGTTCGGAATAACCGGATCTATGGTCAGGCACGTACGGAATCCGGTTCCGGAAACGGGATCCATGTTTGGAAATCGCACCATGTTTTCATTGACAATAATATCATCGACCGCCATCGGGACGGGATCTACTTTGAATTTGTGACGGACAGCAAAGTGTACCGCAACCTGAGTACCCATCACCTGCGGTACGGAATCCACTTCATGTTTTCCGACCACGATGGTTACTTCTACAATACGTTCCGGCAAAACGGTTCAGGTGTCGCTGTCATGTATTCCCACCACGTCGATATGCGCCATAATGATTTCTCGGACAATTGGGGCGGTGCCGCGTACGGCTTGTTGCTAAAGGAGATCTCCCACAGCAGCCTCCTCGACAACCGGTTTTATGGCAACACCACCGGGCTTTACCTGG
This genomic stretch from Bacteroidota bacterium harbors:
- the nosD gene encoding nitrous oxide reductase family maturation protein NosD, with the translated sequence MPVRFIILTVLLSWALPGRCAIVRVVPGGTCPTIAAGVARAIAGDTLLVGSGRYAEGEVVVNKRLTILGQAGAILDGESKTGLLVLRAPGIHVSGLHFRNVGRSDLKELSAIRVENTVSATLENNTIENGFFGIYLANASYCTVRNNRIYGQARTESGSGNGIHVWKSHHVFIDNNIIDRHRDGIYFEFVTDSKVYRNLSTHHLRYGIHFMFSDHDGYFYNTFRQNGSGVAVMYSHHVDMRHNDFSDNWGGAAYGLLLKEISHSSLLDNRFYGNTTGLYLEGSSDLVAERNFFSRNGWALRILGDCFEDTVRANTFQSNSFDVATNAERNMNYFHGNYWDKYRGYDLDKNGVGDVPYHPVSLFSRIAEQAPYALMLLHSFLLDIFEQAEKIVPTITPAAFNDANPVLHPTVHD